Within Sphingomonas piscis, the genomic segment GACATGGGCCATTTCGGCCGCCGCCCGATCAAGGTCTCCTGGATCTACTTCGTGCTTCCGGCGCTGCTGCTCAATTATATGGGGCAGGGCGCCATGCTGCTCGAGCAGCCCTATGCTCAAGCGCTTGAGACGGTGAAGAACCCCTTCTTCTTCCTTGCGCCCGAGTTCCTTCGTCTGCCGCTTGTGCTGCTCGCCATGGCGGCGACGGTGATCGCCAGCCAAGCGGTGATTTCCGGTGCATTCTCCGTGACTCAGCAGGCGATCCAGCTCGGCTTCATTCCGCGGCTGCGGATCACCCACACCAGCGAAAGCGCGGCTGGCCAGATTTACATTCCGGTCGTCAATTGGGCGCTGATGGTAATGGTGATCCTGCTGGTCGTCAGCTTCGGCTCCTCGACCAATCTCGGCGCCGCCTATGGCATCGCCGTGACGGGTGCGATGCTGATCGACACGGCGTTGATCGCGGTAGTCCTGCTCAACCTTTGGAACTGGAACCGTGTGCTGGCCTTCGGCTTGCTAGCCTTGTTCTTCGCGGTGGACGGTCTGTACCTGGCTGCGAACCTGCTGAAGGTGCCGGACGGCGGCTGGTTCCCGCTCCTGGTGGGCGCCGTCGCCTTCACTCTGCTCACTACCTGGGCACGGGGCCGGAAGCTGATGATCGACCGGATGCAGGAGGCGAGCCTGCCGATGGAAATCTTCATCAAGTCGGCCGCCCCCAGTGCGACGCGTGTTCCCGGTACGGCCGTCTTCATGACCAGCTCACCCAATGGCGTTCCGCATGCGCTCCTTCACAACCTCAAGCACAACAAAGTGCTTCACGAGCGTGTGATCCTGCTGACGGTTCGCATTGAGGACGTGCCCTACGTTCCCGACGAGAAAAGATCGGAGACGGAGGATTATGGCCACGGCTTCTACCGCCTTAAGCTGCGTTACGGATTCATGGAGGACATCGACGTTCCCGATGCCCTCGGGTCGCTGAAGTCCTGCGGCCCCATCTGCAAGATGATGGACACCAGCTTCTTCCTCGCACGTCAGACGTTGCTGGCGTCCAGCCGTCCTGGGATGGCCATCTGGCGCGAAAAACTTTTCGCCTGGATGCTGCGCAATGCGGAAAGCGCGATGGAATTCTTCAAATTGCCGACCAATCGCGTCGTCGAGCTCGGAAGCCAGGTCGAAATCTGAACCGAGCGCCGTGCCGCGCATTGGCGTTGCATGGACAATATCGCTTCGTGGATTGCGACCGCAGCCACAATTTTCGCGGCATGCCTGACGGCATCCAACCTGGGCAGCCGTATCACAGGCTATGGCTTCATCGTCTTCACCCTGGGCTCAATTGCATGGTTCACCGTGGGTTACCTGACGGGGCAGCCTGCCCTGATGTGGACCAACGTCGTTATGACTTTGCTCAACCTGTTCGGTGTCTGGCGATGGCTCGGAAGGCAGGCGAAGCTGGAGGAGGGTGCCCGCGTAGCTGCGGAAGCGAGCGAGACGGAACCGGGGGAGAAACTCTTTCCCGTATCATTGCTCGGAAGCGCGCCTTTCATGCTTGAAGGTGAGCAGAAGGGCAGCTGCG encodes:
- a CDS encoding potassium transporter Kup; this encodes MNITATGAAEAEPPADASHGHSQGSLAKLAVGAVGIVFGDIGTSPIYAFRETFAGHHKIAPDQLHVYGVLSLIFWSMMIIVTLKYVAIIMRADNKGEGGSLALLALINRTLSGKRRWTSGIVLLGVFATALFYGDSMITPAMSVLSAVEGITTVNRGFEPYVLPIAVGILVCLFAIQSRGTAKVGLLFGPIMVTYFVTIAALGVMHIVSHPNIIMAMLNPLNAFAFYAQEPMRAFVAMGSVVLAVTGAEALYADMGHFGRRPIKVSWIYFVLPALLLNYMGQGAMLLEQPYAQALETVKNPFFFLAPEFLRLPLVLLAMAATVIASQAVISGAFSVTQQAIQLGFIPRLRITHTSESAAGQIYIPVVNWALMVMVILLVVSFGSSTNLGAAYGIAVTGAMLIDTALIAVVLLNLWNWNRVLAFGLLALFFAVDGLYLAANLLKVPDGGWFPLLVGAVAFTLLTTWARGRKLMIDRMQEASLPMEIFIKSAAPSATRVPGTAVFMTSSPNGVPHALLHNLKHNKVLHERVILLTVRIEDVPYVPDEKRSETEDYGHGFYRLKLRYGFMEDIDVPDALGSLKSCGPICKMMDTSFFLARQTLLASSRPGMAIWREKLFAWMLRNAESAMEFFKLPTNRVVELGSQVEI
- a CDS encoding PRC-barrel domain containing protein, producing the protein MDNIASWIATAATIFAACLTASNLGSRITGYGFIVFTLGSIAWFTVGYLTGQPALMWTNVVMTLLNLFGVWRWLGRQAKLEEGARVAAEASETEPGEKLFPVSLLGSAPFMLEGEQKGSCVDGMVGCGSGRLAYVVVSEGGLAGVGETFRRVPWRLAKVDGEHLVLTCDREAYERLEQVDRQDWRGQ